From Pseudomonas fluorescens, one genomic window encodes:
- a CDS encoding diaminobutyrate--2-oxoglutarate transaminase: MEDVEFSPFSLAHFRRQTPRHFDADPLLERQAARESNARSYPRRIPLALKQGHGIYVQDTRGQLFMDCLAGAGTLALGHNHPCTVAAMRATLDSGVPLHTLDLTTPVKDLFVETLFKALPPSFAQARIQFCGPTGADAIEAAIKLAKIATGRKGVFCFSGGYHGMTHGALSLMGNLGPKQLPGSLMPDVQVLPYPYDYRCPFSIGGEAGIDAGLSYIEQLLSDPESGVPLPAAVVVEVVQGEGGVIPAPTRWLQGLRKLTQAHGVVLIVDEVQSGIGRTGRMFAFEHADITPDVVVISKAVGGGLPLAVVVYQPELDLWKPGSHAGTFRGNQLAMAAGTAALNFIEEQGLVANAERMGDYLMTRLRQLQRDFPCIGDVRGRGLMVGIEIVSTAAGQGRVPAGDGVLAKAIQHNCLREGVILELGGRHGAVVRFLPPLTIGVAQVDTLVEKLQLALMASLAATTE, translated from the coding sequence ATGGAAGACGTTGAGTTTTCGCCGTTCAGCCTTGCCCATTTTCGTCGTCAGACCCCGCGCCATTTCGACGCTGACCCACTGCTCGAACGCCAGGCAGCCCGCGAGTCGAATGCGCGCTCTTACCCACGGCGCATTCCGCTGGCGCTCAAGCAGGGGCACGGGATCTATGTGCAGGACACCCGTGGGCAACTGTTCATGGACTGCCTGGCCGGTGCCGGCACCCTGGCGCTGGGGCACAACCATCCGTGCACGGTGGCGGCGATGCGCGCCACCCTGGACAGCGGCGTGCCGCTGCACACCCTGGACCTGACCACCCCGGTCAAGGATCTGTTTGTCGAAACCCTGTTCAAGGCCTTGCCGCCCTCTTTCGCCCAGGCGCGGATCCAGTTCTGCGGGCCGACCGGAGCGGACGCCATCGAGGCGGCGATCAAGCTGGCGAAGATCGCTACCGGGCGCAAGGGCGTGTTCTGTTTCTCCGGCGGCTACCACGGCATGACCCACGGCGCCCTGAGCCTGATGGGCAATCTGGGGCCGAAACAACTGCCGGGCTCGCTGATGCCCGATGTGCAGGTATTGCCGTACCCCTATGACTATCGCTGCCCGTTTTCGATTGGCGGCGAGGCGGGTATCGACGCGGGGCTGAGCTACATCGAGCAACTGCTGAGCGATCCGGAGTCCGGCGTGCCGCTGCCGGCGGCGGTGGTGGTGGAGGTGGTGCAGGGCGAGGGCGGGGTGATCCCGGCGCCAACCCGCTGGCTGCAGGGGCTACGCAAACTGACCCAGGCCCACGGCGTGGTGCTGATCGTCGACGAAGTGCAGAGCGGTATCGGCCGCACCGGGCGGATGTTCGCCTTCGAGCACGCCGACATCACGCCGGACGTGGTGGTGATTTCCAAGGCCGTCGGCGGCGGCCTGCCGCTGGCGGTGGTGGTCTATCAGCCAGAACTGGATCTGTGGAAGCCCGGTTCACACGCCGGAACCTTCCGCGGCAACCAACTGGCAATGGCCGCCGGCACAGCAGCCCTGAACTTCATCGAGGAGCAGGGGCTGGTGGCCAACGCCGAGCGCATGGGCGACTACCTGATGACCCGTCTGCGCCAGTTGCAGCGGGATTTCCCGTGCATCGGCGATGTGCGTGGGCGCGGCCTGATGGTCGGGATCGAGATCGTTTCCACGGCTGCCGGCCAGGGCCGGGTGCCGGCAGGCGACGGCGTGCTGGCCAAGGCGATTCAGCACAATTGCCTACGCGAAGGCGTGATTCTCGAACTGGGCGGGCGACATGGCGCCGTGGTTCGGTTTTTGCCGCCGTTGACCATTGGTGTCGCGCAGGTGGATACGCTGGTGGAGAAGCTGCAGTTGGCTTTGATGGCCAGTCTTGCTGCGACGACGGAGTGA